In Aurantimicrobium minutum, the DNA window CCTCTCGGTGCTATGGGAACAGATACTCCTATTGCTGTTCTTTCTTCTCGTCCACGTTTACTTTTCGATTACTTTGTTCAGCAGTTTGCACAAGTAACCAATCCCCCTCTTGACTCCATTCGTGAAGAGGTTGTGACCAGCCTGAAGTTGGGTTTGGGTCCCGAGCGAAACTTGCTAGCTGCCGGTCCCGAGCACACTGAACAGGTTGTTCTCGATTTCCCTGTGATTGATAACGATCAACTGGCAAAGGTTCTCCACATTCGTGGAAAGAACGGTGCCCGTGAAGGAATCAAGCTCAAAGGACTTTACAAAGTCAATAAGGGTCCTCGTGCCATGGAGAAGCGCCTAGCGCAGCTCTGTGAAGAAGTAGATGAGGCAATTGCTCAGGGCATCAAGTTCATCGTGCTTTCTGACCGTGACTCGAACTCAGATATGGCCCCCATTCCATCCTTGATGATGGTTTCGACGGTTCATCACCACCTGATTCGTACTGAAAACCGCACCAAAGTTGGCATTGTTGTTGAAGCCGGTGACGTTCGTGAAGTTCACCATGTCGCTGTATTGCTGGGTTATGGTGCTTCTGCTGTCAACCCCTACCTCGCGATGGAAACGTGCGAGCAATTAGTCCGTGATGAATTCATCACGGGTGTGACGACGGAGAAGGCAACCAAGAACGTCATCAAGGCACTCGGTAAGGGTGTTCTGAAGGTGATGTCGAAGATGGGTATTTCAACCGTCTCGTCCTACACCGGCGCGCAGACCTTCGAAGCAGTTGGTCTCTCTCAGGAGTTTGTTGACCAGTACTTCACTGGAACCACCAGCAAGCTTGGGGGAGTGGGCATCGATGTTATTGCTGCTGAAAACCTTGCTCGCCATGCTTCTGCCTACCCCTCCGATGGTGCGCCGCTGACAACTGAGCGTTTGACCACTGGTGGCGAGTTCCAGTGGCGTCGCGATGGAGCACCGCACTTGTTCAACCCTGAAACTGTGTTCAAGCTTCAGCACTCCACACGTGAACGTCGTTTCGACACATTCCGTGAGTACACCAAGCTGGTCGACGATCAGACTCGTGAACTGATGACCCTTCGAGGTCTCTTCACCCTCGAAACAGGCAAGCGTAACCCTGTGCCTCTCGATGAAGTTGAATCAGTAGAGTCAATCGTGAAACGCTTCTCAACTGGTGCGATGAGCTATGGCTCGATTTCACCTGAGGCTCACGAGACACTCGCAATTGCGATGAACTCTATTGGTGCCAAGAGCAACACCGGTGAGGGTGGTGAAGACGTTGCCCGTCTTCTTGACCCCACACGCCGTTCTGCCATCAAGCAGGTTGCTTCTGGTCGTTTTGGTGTCACCAGCATGTATCTCACTCACGCTGATGACATTCAGATCAAGATGGCACAAGGTGCTAAGCCTGGTGAAGGAGGACAGCTCCCCAACAACAAGGTTTACCCTTGGATTGCGCGCACACGTCACGCAACCGCCGGCGTCGGTTTGATTTCTCCACCTCCACATCACGACATTTACTCCATTGAAGACCTCAAGCAATTGATCTTCGATGTGAAGCGCGCTAACCCCGCTGCTCGCGTGCATGTGAAGCTCGTGAGCCAGTCCGGTATTGGTGCTGTTGCTGCGGGTGTTTCTAAGGCCCTTGCTGACGTCGTTCTGATTTCAGGCCACGACGGTGGTACAGGTGCAAGCCCACTGAACTCCCTCAAGCACGCTGGAACGCCGTGGGAGCTAGGTCTAGCTGAAGCCCAGCAGACTCTGATGCTCAACGGCATGCGTGACCGTGTATCCGTTCAGGTAGATGGTCAGCTCAAGACCGGCCGCGACGTTATTGTTGCTGCACTCCTGGGGGCTGAAGAGTTTGGTTTCGCAACCGCGCCGCTTGTGGTCTCAGGCTGCATCATGATGCGTGTGTGTCACCTTGACACCTGCCCTGTTGGTGTTGCAACACAGAACCCTGAGCTTCGTGCACGCTTCACGGGTAAGCCAGAGTTCGTGGTTAACTTCTTTGAGTTCATCGCTCAGGAAGTTCGTGAATACCTTGCAGAGCTGGGCTATCGCAGCCTTGACGAAATCATTGGTCGTAATGATCTCTTGAATGTCAATGATGCAGTTGAACACTGGAAATCTGAGGGTCTAGACCTTGAGCCCATTCTTGTTGGACCAAAGTTCCTTGCAGACGAACCTCGTATTCGTGCACGTGCACAGGACCACGAACTCGAAGAACACTTCGACAACGAGCTCATTAACCTGTCTCGTGCTGCATTGTCTGAGGGGAAGCCTGTCTCGATTGAGCTTCCTATCCGCAATACAGAACGTGCTGTGGGAACCATGCTTGGCCACGAATTGACTAAGAAGTATGGTCAGGACGCTTTGCCACATGGAACCATTGACATCACGCTAACCGGTACAGCTGGTCAGTCTTTCGGTGCCTTCGTTCCTGCAGGAATCACCTTGCGCTTGGTTGGAGACTCAAACGATTATGTAGGTAAGGGACTTTCTGGCGGCACTATCGTTGTGAAGCCTTCACCTTCCGCAACGTTTGCTCCGGAAGAGAACGTTATTGCTGGAAACGTTATTGGTTATGGCGCTACCAGCGGTTCTATCTTCATCAGCGGTCTTGTTGGTGAACGCTTCTTGGTTCGTAACTCTGGTGCAACCGCTGTTGCCGAGGGTGTGGGGGACCACGCGCTTGAATACATGACCGGTGGACTTGCCGTCATTCTCGGTTCTACGGGTCGCAACCTCGGTGCTGGCATGTCTGGTGGCATTGCCTACGTACATTCACTAGACCCCTATAACGTCAATGCAGATTCGCTTGGTTCTGGCGAGCTTCGTTTAGAGAAGTTGGGAAGCGCAGATGCAGAAATCCTCAAGGACATCCTCGAATCTCATCTTGCAGAGACAGGGTCACCACGAGCTGCTTCACTTCTTGCCCACTTTGAGAAATCGGTTAAGGACTTCACCAAGGTTGTTCCGCGAGATTACGCGGCGGTATTAGAAGTACGTCAGGATGCTGAGAAAGCAGGTATTGACCCAGACGGGGATGCAACCTGGCAAAAAATTATGGAGGTGACCGGTGGCTGATCCCAAAGGTTTCTTAAACACTCGTCAACGTGAACTTCCAGCTCGTCGCCCCGTTCCCATCAGACTCATGGACTGGAAAGAGGTCTATGAAGCAGGTGATCGTGAAACGCTAGTGCGTCAAGCAGGCCGCTGCATGGATTGTGGAATTCCGTTCTGTCACCAGGGATGCCCTCTAGGGAACCTTATTCCCGAATGGAATGACCTCACCTGGCGAGGAGATGACAAAGATGCAATTGATCGCCTTCATGCGACCAATAACTTCCCAGAATTCACTGGACGCCTGTGTCCTGCACCCTGTGAATCTTCCTGTGTATTGAGCATAAACCAGCCTGCTGTGACCATCAAACAGGTTGAAGTATCCATCATTGATAAGGCCTTCGATGAAGGGTGGGTTACACCTCTCATTCCAGAACGTCTTTCAGGTAAAACTGTTGCTGTAGTTGGCTCAGGACCTGCAGGTCTTGCAGCTGCACAGCAGCTCACGCGTGCCGGTCACACAGTTGCTGTGTATGAACGTGACGAAAAGATCGGCGGTCTTCTCCGTTACGGTATTCCAGATTTCAAAATGGAAAAGATCCACATCGATCGACGTCTAGAGCAGATGGAAGCAGAAGGTACGCGTTTCCGCCCTGGCATCAACATCGGCACAGACATTACCTGGGAAGACCTACGCAAACGTTATGACGCAGTTGTGATTGCAACAGGAGCCATGGTTCCTCGTGATCTTCCCATCCCGGGTCGTGACCTCAACGGTGTTCACTTCGCTATGGATTATCTTGCACAGTCCAACCGTGCAGTTGATGGTCAGGATGTTCCCAACCAGATTCACGCTCAGGGCAAGCACGTTGTAATTTTGGGTGGCGGTGACACCGGTGCTGACTGTATAGGTACTGCTCACCGTCACCAGGCAGCCTCGGTGACCAACTTGGCTATTGGCAAGCAACCACCAACAGAGCGCCCTGATTCTCAACCGTGGCCAACGTTTCCCAACCTTTTTGAAGTTGCAAGTGCACACGAAGAGGGTGGTACTCGTGAGTACCTTGTCTCAACCGTTGAGTTCTTGGGCGATAAAGACGGCAATGTTCGTGCTGTACGAGTAGCTGAGACTGAATTCGTCGATGGTGCCCGTGTTCCTAAGGCGGGTACTGAAAGAGAAATCCCTGCAGATTTGGTCCTCCTAGCGCTCGGATTTACTGGCCCAGAAGGTGACATTGCCAACTCAGAACTTAGCGTAAGCTTCAACCAGCGTGGAAACATCAATCGTGATGATCACTATGCAACCGCAGAACCTGGAGTTTTTGTTGCTGGTGATGCTGGGCGCGGACAATCTCTGATTGTCTGGGCTATCGCCGAGGGTCGCGCGGCTGCAGCAGCAGTTGACCGCTACCTTGAAGGTGAAACGTTGCTTCCAGCTCCGGTAGCACCCACAGACCGCGGCTTCGCGGTTTAGTACGATAGTTGTGTCGCAACTCCCTCCTGCGACCAGGCACCACTGAAACGAAAGAGACATTTCATGAGACGCGCCAAAATCGTTGCGACCTTAGGTCCAGCAACTTCTAGCTATGAAAGCCTGAAGTCAATCATCGAAGCTGGTGTGGACGTAGCTCGTATGAACCTCTCACACGGTTCCTACGACGTTCACGAAGAGGTTTATCGCAACGTACGCAAGGCTGCTAAAGATGTAGGCAAGCCCGTTGCCGTCCTTGTTGATCTCCAAGGACCCAAGATTCGACTCGGCAAGTTTGAAGCTGGACCCTACGACCTCGCAGAAGGCGACATCTTCAAGATAACCATTGAAGACATCGTTGGGAATAAGGAGATCAGCTCCACTACTTTTAAGGGCCTTCCTCAGGACGTCAAGCCAGGCGATCCACTCCTGATTGATGACGGTAAGGTCACACTCCGCGTTCTGGAAACCGATGGAACCGTAGTCACCACAGTTGTTGAGGTTCCTGGGCCTGTTTCCAACAACAAAGGAATCAACCTTCCCGGTGTAGCAGTGAACGTTCCTGCGCTGTCTGACAAAGACGAAGCCGACCTGCGTTGGGGTCTCCGTTTGGGTGCGGATTTCATTGCGTTGAGCTTCGTTCGTGATGCTGCAGACATCAAGCGTGTCCACGAAATCATGGACGAAGAAGGTGTTCGTCTTCCTGTCATTGCCAAGGTTGAGAAGCCACAAGCAGTCGATAACTTAGAAGAAATCGTTGATGCGTTTGACGCCATCATGGTTGCTCGAGGCGACCTCGGTGTCGAGCTTCCTTTAGAGGCTGTTCCTATTGTTCAAAAGCGTGCCGTCGAACTCGCACGCCGTTGGGCCAAGCCTGTCATTGTGGCAACTCAAGTACTTGAATCCATGATCTCGAGCCCACGCCCGACCCGTGCAGAAGCCTCCGACTGCGCTAACGCTGTTCTAGATGGAACAGACGCAGTCATGCTTTCTGGTGAAACCAGTGTCGGTGAATTCCCCACAATCACCGTTGCCACAATGGCACGCATCATTGAATCCACAGAAGACCACGGTATTGAGCGTATTCCTGCGCTTGGCACCAAGCCTCGCACCCAGGGTGGAGCAATAACTTTGGCTGCAAAGGAAGTTGCTGAATTCGTTGATGCAAAGTACCTCTGTGTCTTTACCGAATCTGGTGATTCTGCTCGTCGCATGGCCCGCCTGCGTTCAGACATCCCCATGATTGTTCTGACTCCTCATGAACACATTCGTCGCCGCATGGCTCTGACGTGGGGCGTCAAATCTTACTTGGTTGATGCAGTGACACACACTGACCAGATGTTTGGTCAGGTAGATGACCTTCTTCTGGGTGAAGGACTGGCAGAAGCAGGCGACAAGGTCGTCGTTATTGCTGGATCCCCTCCCGGAATTGCAGGTTCTACCAACGACCTTCGTGTTCACAAAGTAGGGGATGCACGTAACGCAGCGGCTCCCGCATACGAAAACCTCTAGAACACAATAGAAAAGCCCCTCATTTGAGGGGCTTTTCTTGTTTGTGCCGAATGTGGGACTTGAACCCACACGTCCGAAGACAAAGCATTTTGAGTGCTCCGCGTCTGCCATTCCGCCAATTCGGCTCTTAACATCTATAAGAATATCCTAGGCTTGAGTCATGGCTGACCAAGAAATCCAAACTCCCACTAAACGTCGAGTTGTTGTCGCAGAAGATGAGTCGCTTATCCGTATGGATATTGTCGAAACACTTCGAGATAACGGTTTTGATGTGGTCGGCGAAGCAGGGGATGGCGAAGCCGCTGTGGTGCTAGCAAAGGAACTACGTCCAGATTTGGTCGTCATGGATGTCAAAATGCCCAAGTTAGACGGCATTTCAGCTGCTGATCAGCTCAACAAAGAACACATTGCTCCCGTTGTGCTTCTGACTGCATTCAGCCAGAAAGAACTCGTTGAGCGTGCCACAGAGGCTGGTGCATTAGCCTATGTAGTCAAGCCATTCACTCCCAACGATCTTCTCCCTGCTGTAGAAATTGCGCTTTCACGTTGGGCGCAAATTGTTGCACTTGAAAATGAAGTTGCAGATCTTTCTGAACGCTTTGAAACCCGCAAAATTGTGGATATCGCCAAAGGAATTCTCAACGAGAAAATGGGCCTTACTGAACCAGAGGCGTTCCGTTGGATCCAAAAGGCCTCAATGGATCGTCGTCTGACCATGAAAGACGTGGCGATTACTATTGTTGAACAATTAGGTACAGACAATAAAAAGACGAAGTAGTTACTTTTTATCTTTGATGAAATTGGTCAATCGAACCGTCGATAACCTGCGGCCTTCTTGATCAGTGCAAACAATCTCGTGTGTAGTGAGGGTTCTTCCTAAGTGAAGTGCCCGACAGGTCGCAATGACAAAACCTTCGCGTGCACTTCCTGTGTGAGTTGCGTTTACTTCAATACCTACCGCTACTCGTCCTTCGCCGGCAAACATGTTTGCACAAATTGAACCCAACCCTTCTCCAATAACAACGTAGGCACCGCCATGAAGAATTCCTACTGATTGCGTATTACCTGCGACCGGCATTGTGGCTACGGCGTATTCGGGAGTGAGCTCGTGTAGCTGAATATCCATTTTTTCCCACAAAGGCCCTGCAGAAAAACCTCTGAATTGTTCAAGGTTGAGAACGGGGGGGCGAACGTATTCAGCTGACATCCGGTTTCCTCCTGAATAGGTCTTGCCTGCTGTGTAGGCTGGGCACGTGTCGAATACAGCTCAGCCTACCCTGATGGTCATTGATGGTCATTCCCTCGCATTTAGGGCTTTTTACGCCCTCCCGGTAGACAGTTTCAAAAC includes these proteins:
- a CDS encoding glutamate synthase subunit beta, whose translation is MADPKGFLNTRQRELPARRPVPIRLMDWKEVYEAGDRETLVRQAGRCMDCGIPFCHQGCPLGNLIPEWNDLTWRGDDKDAIDRLHATNNFPEFTGRLCPAPCESSCVLSINQPAVTIKQVEVSIIDKAFDEGWVTPLIPERLSGKTVAVVGSGPAGLAAAQQLTRAGHTVAVYERDEKIGGLLRYGIPDFKMEKIHIDRRLEQMEAEGTRFRPGINIGTDITWEDLRKRYDAVVIATGAMVPRDLPIPGRDLNGVHFAMDYLAQSNRAVDGQDVPNQIHAQGKHVVILGGGDTGADCIGTAHRHQAASVTNLAIGKQPPTERPDSQPWPTFPNLFEVASAHEEGGTREYLVSTVEFLGDKDGNVRAVRVAETEFVDGARVPKAGTEREIPADLVLLALGFTGPEGDIANSELSVSFNQRGNINRDDHYATAEPGVFVAGDAGRGQSLIVWAIAEGRAAAAAVDRYLEGETLLPAPVAPTDRGFAV
- the pyk gene encoding pyruvate kinase, producing MRRAKIVATLGPATSSYESLKSIIEAGVDVARMNLSHGSYDVHEEVYRNVRKAAKDVGKPVAVLVDLQGPKIRLGKFEAGPYDLAEGDIFKITIEDIVGNKEISSTTFKGLPQDVKPGDPLLIDDGKVTLRVLETDGTVVTTVVEVPGPVSNNKGINLPGVAVNVPALSDKDEADLRWGLRLGADFIALSFVRDAADIKRVHEIMDEEGVRLPVIAKVEKPQAVDNLEEIVDAFDAIMVARGDLGVELPLEAVPIVQKRAVELARRWAKPVIVATQVLESMISSPRPTRAEASDCANAVLDGTDAVMLSGETSVGEFPTITVATMARIIESTEDHGIERIPALGTKPRTQGGAITLAAKEVAEFVDAKYLCVFTESGDSARRMARLRSDIPMIVLTPHEHIRRRMALTWGVKSYLVDAVTHTDQMFGQVDDLLLGEGLAEAGDKVVVIAGSPPGIAGSTNDLRVHKVGDARNAAAPAYENL
- a CDS encoding PaaI family thioesterase; the encoded protein is MDIQLHELTPEYAVATMPVAGNTQSVGILHGGAYVVIGEGLGSICANMFAGEGRVAVGIEVNATHTGSAREGFVIATCRALHLGRTLTTHEIVCTDQEGRRLSTVRLTNFIKDKK
- a CDS encoding ANTAR domain-containing response regulator yields the protein MADQEIQTPTKRRVVVAEDESLIRMDIVETLRDNGFDVVGEAGDGEAAVVLAKELRPDLVVMDVKMPKLDGISAADQLNKEHIAPVVLLTAFSQKELVERATEAGALAYVVKPFTPNDLLPAVEIALSRWAQIVALENEVADLSERFETRKIVDIAKGILNEKMGLTEPEAFRWIQKASMDRRLTMKDVAITIVEQLGTDNKKTK
- the gltB gene encoding glutamate synthase large subunit gives rise to the protein MSLATPHQRFSLAPTAQGLYDPALEKDACGLAMVATLRGIPGHDIIDVALSSLRNLEHRGAVGSDAGTGDGAGILTQIPDAFLREVVDFELPSAGTYAVGNAFLPLKESERAAIQARFAEIAHSEGLKVLGWRVVPTAPENLGKLAREAMPAIEQAFVTSSSGDLFGIELDRLIYRLRKRVERECEIYFASLSSRTLVYKGMVTTLQLEPFYPDLSDVRFASTLALVHSRYSTNTFPSWPLAHPFRFICHNGEINTVQGNRNWMRARQSQLESELLGDMKDLLPICTPGASDSASFDEVVELLTLAGRSLPHAIMMMVPEAWENQPDMDPTRRAFYEYHSSLMEPWDGPAAICFTDGSLVGATLDRNGLRPGRYLVTDDGLIVVGSEIGVYDVDPAKVVQKGRLQPGKMLLVDTVAGRIISDDEIKSELAASGPWQEWIDQSRIDLEELPEREHIAHTRSSVIRRQRTFGYTEEELRIMLAPMAKTGAEPLGAMGTDTPIAVLSSRPRLLFDYFVQQFAQVTNPPLDSIREEVVTSLKLGLGPERNLLAAGPEHTEQVVLDFPVIDNDQLAKVLHIRGKNGAREGIKLKGLYKVNKGPRAMEKRLAQLCEEVDEAIAQGIKFIVLSDRDSNSDMAPIPSLMMVSTVHHHLIRTENRTKVGIVVEAGDVREVHHVAVLLGYGASAVNPYLAMETCEQLVRDEFITGVTTEKATKNVIKALGKGVLKVMSKMGISTVSSYTGAQTFEAVGLSQEFVDQYFTGTTSKLGGVGIDVIAAENLARHASAYPSDGAPLTTERLTTGGEFQWRRDGAPHLFNPETVFKLQHSTRERRFDTFREYTKLVDDQTRELMTLRGLFTLETGKRNPVPLDEVESVESIVKRFSTGAMSYGSISPEAHETLAIAMNSIGAKSNTGEGGEDVARLLDPTRRSAIKQVASGRFGVTSMYLTHADDIQIKMAQGAKPGEGGQLPNNKVYPWIARTRHATAGVGLISPPPHHDIYSIEDLKQLIFDVKRANPAARVHVKLVSQSGIGAVAAGVSKALADVVLISGHDGGTGASPLNSLKHAGTPWELGLAEAQQTLMLNGMRDRVSVQVDGQLKTGRDVIVAALLGAEEFGFATAPLVVSGCIMMRVCHLDTCPVGVATQNPELRARFTGKPEFVVNFFEFIAQEVREYLAELGYRSLDEIIGRNDLLNVNDAVEHWKSEGLDLEPILVGPKFLADEPRIRARAQDHELEEHFDNELINLSRAALSEGKPVSIELPIRNTERAVGTMLGHELTKKYGQDALPHGTIDITLTGTAGQSFGAFVPAGITLRLVGDSNDYVGKGLSGGTIVVKPSPSATFAPEENVIAGNVIGYGATSGSIFISGLVGERFLVRNSGATAVAEGVGDHALEYMTGGLAVILGSTGRNLGAGMSGGIAYVHSLDPYNVNADSLGSGELRLEKLGSADAEILKDILESHLAETGSPRAASLLAHFEKSVKDFTKVVPRDYAAVLEVRQDAEKAGIDPDGDATWQKIMEVTGG